From the genome of Plectropomus leopardus isolate mb chromosome 4, YSFRI_Pleo_2.0, whole genome shotgun sequence:
AGGTAACCACAAGTACAGTCAAATGATCTGGTATACATTTATGCACACATATGCAAAGTAGCTCAGCAGCTAATAACCTAGTAAAGTTGTTGCCTGAGCTGACTGAATGTTGTCAACTAAGGGGTTTAACCTCTAtctctgttttctattttaagGTTCTGGCTGACAAAGTTCACATTAAAGCTTTGACCATCGCACAGAGAGTTACTCTACTGCAGCAGGGTCTGCATGACACCTCAGGtaatctttgtgtgtgtaacattccattttttttcaatcaagcACTTGCAGTGAGCAAAACAAATCTATTAAGGCTGCAACTATTATCAGTTCATCTGTTCAGCAGTCTTGATTAAAAAGGTGTTAGAGGAGTGAGTCCTAAAActcagaaattattttatttaatttatttgtttttgcactcCCAGATCCCACGCTTTGAAgtcaatgctttttttaaaatgagtttttggttagatgtctgaaataagatctgtggttaacacaaactAAAGATATTTTCAGGCTTTGTTCTGCAACATGAagtatgtcagtaaataccccgaTAGTGAATACTGaacttttaagtgttttaaaaaaggcaattgctaacaagtggctgaatgagactacagaacttTATCCCacgaacacagctttacagtctTACTGTGGTGGTGACGATGAAGTCAGGCAACTGTGAAGTAGttcgtttatagcctaacattaggtTTTTACTTTTGGCGATTGCATTTATGcctaaaaaatcataaaagtagTTTGCATTTATGAAGATTATCTTCGCAAATGATAATACTCCATActacttacttactttacttgtgctgcatcttattttctgcaaaaatccaataaaatcAGATACCTTTGGCTTTTTGTCAAGAGACCAAGGCGATGTTTACTTTTCTGACTGACACATAAAAAAGTCACCTGTGCAGCACTGAAAGGTTTTGTCCATGAagtgacaattaaaaaaaaaaaaaaaaaatgccccgAACAATTTTCTGAGCCTAAGGTGacatcttaaaatgttttattttatcccaccagcagtttttattttataaagctATATAGCAGAGAAAAGTGCACTCTCACAGTGGAGTTGCTGAAACCAGTAattagaaacatgaaaaaatgtcatttattgcTGGCTGAAACGACTTTTAActtttgattcattttcttttgatcaaCAGATTGTTTTGGCTCTAAATTCCATTGTGCCCATTTACTATATCCgatatgctgtgtgtgtgttgcagaagCGGTGAGGGAGGTGGTGTGTTCTCGCCTGCTGCCGGCCTGGATGCTTCGGCTGGACGGTAATGTCATCGAGCTGCTCCACAGGCTGGATGTAGAGAATTGTGCTCAAACAGCTCTGGACACACTGAAAGCCATTTTCAGAGGCACACCTACTGAAGATCTGCTGCAGAACAGAGTGCAGCTCGACAACAGGTACACTGCAGTCTTGCTCTTACATATCATCACGTTATTAATGAAATGTCCACGTTTAGAGATTACGTGTGTTTTCAACAGGAAGCTGATCGCAGTGGACTCTCTGTCCTGTGAGAATGTGCTCTACTGGAGAGCTCTGTGTGAGTTCATCAAGGCTAAAGGAGACGATGGTGAAGAAATGCTGGATCAAGTGCTACCAGACCCTGCCACTTACGCCGACTACCTCTACGGGTGAGAGACAGATTacattttgggttttctttATTCTTAATTCAGATTAGTTTCAACAGTCTCTATAGATTGATTTATTCTTGTAGTTAAATGAGGGGTTTATAGTTTTGATGTATGTCTTAAAGCAAGAATCAGGTGCCCATATGAACACTGAAACAGGTTTTTCTTTAATACTGAGATCCCTTTCTAATGCTGCTTTGTTAGAATCCTTGGATAACAATCCAGTCCCTCTAtcatgcaaaaaacacattcagaacTTTACccacattttaatacatttcttcaGCAGACTGacttaaacaaatcaaaaagtTATCTTTCAGAGTTCGTGTTTTAGGGTTGCTGTATGAACAAATATGGAATAtaattttagcagttttcaggtCTGGATaagtatagaaaaaaagaaattacactatggaaaaatgtttttgatgcttttctttgttgtacATGATGATAAACTGAAAACGTTTGTTTTTTGGGCTGTTGGTCGTATAAAATGTACCATTTAATACATCACTGTGGGCTCTGCGAAATAATGGCATATTTCAACAATTTATTGACAAAGCAATCAATCAATAggcagattaattgataattaaAACAATTGTTAGTAGTCCCTAttgtgttttcaaatgtaaattgatttatttctaaaaaaatgtattgtacaATCAGTTTTTTTGCTGTGGAAAGAAGTATGGTGCGTGACTGAATAACATTCCTAAACAGAGCTGACGCCCGTACGTCACAGCTCTGTCCCAGCTGCCTTATAAATCCAGAATAATACATTAGATtgaaagaaaatgcagcaatgtcatTGAATGGCATTTTTACAAAGCATcacaaataaccaaatattCAGCTTGTCCAAACCGAGTTCTGCAGGGATGTAGTTCTCAGAAAGGAAAAACTACCTTTATCACCATTTCcatggacaaaaacaaagctgCACAGATGTGAAAGCTGATTGAGTTAACCTTTTAACCTCATTTTAAAAGAGACTAAAGGagcaataatataatattatatattcagTATGTGAAAGGAAAATGATACAAGTATAGGCAGCGCTGGTTACTTTACTTCCCCGTTAGGTAGATATGTTTGACAGTGAAATGTCACCAGTCAGGCTTTGGACTGAATGGCCACAGTTGCTAAATACAAGTTTTCTGAGGACTGGTCATTTGCACTCAGATGTCAAATACAGTCTGGAAAATCTACAGAAATGTGTGGaattcagaaataaaaaatgtgtaggAACTCTGGCTGTCTTTTTGTACcaaattccctttttttgttccaGTCCCTCCACTGCAGCTGAGAATGGCAACACAGTATGGGGAAAACCTTAAAATGGGAGTTCTCTACTAAAGAGGCTGCAAATTTGGAAGATAAATACTTTGATTTGTCTAACTCACTCTGCTGTAATCTCATGTAATCGCCAGATACAAgctttgaatatatttttgctCAGAATGAGTACTGTGGATTGTGTCCCACATCACTTAAACTGAAAGCAGTTAAGGAAGGGATCTTTTAATCatcacagcaagaaaaaaatggttagTTAGTGATGCTCTGAAGAGAAAACCTAACACAACTGCCATAATGCTCATGTTGTTACTCAGGTATCTGAGTGCAGGTCCGGTGTTCTCAGAGGAACGCTATCTGTATGTAACTGTGTGGCTAACTCTGTGCTTTTGTTCAACTTAACCTCACTAGTTATTTTAAAGtgcagaaatgaaatgtaaaacagtctcacacagaaaaaaacacatagcaATTTCTGTCGATGCTCTTGTAagtctttttaaattcatatgATCAAAGCTGGATACTTCAAAAACAGCTGTGATCAAATTAACACGCCTCAGGGAACAAACACATCATGTACTGCGACTGCTTTGAAATGTGGCTACAGGccatcacattaaaaatactAGACTGCTCATTTTACTAACACTTGAGAACTTGTAGTATCTTTTGAaacatgtaatgttttattctaacagaaatagttttgcttttgatggCTGGATTACAGCATTGATCCAGAGACTGGTCATTGTGATTGAgattaaaaaccttttttttcacgATCAAGTTAGCTTTACTTCACACACTACACCTTGAATATGCTCTGTTTCTTCTTATCTTATAGTGACCTCAAAATATGGCCTTTAGCAAAAATCACAGAATGCCTTCCGCActcatttctgcttttaaacTGCAGGACTTTTCTATGCACCAGTGTTGAAGTATTCTGCTGTTTCATCAGCTGCCTAATGTGTGTGATGCTGCAGTGTGAAATGCTCCTTAATTAAATTTGCTGTAACTGAGTGGCACGCTTAACTTTCATCTGCTCATAAAACACACTGGGCTGATAGCTGATATGTCTGTGTAGCTGTGGCTTGTAGGTAGTGCTGGTGCGGTGTTTAGCTACCTACAGTGTTGcacttttgtatttaaaattagttaTTTATAATGTTGGACCACTGTGATTCTGGTACCCAAGGGCAGCATCAGCTAATTAGACTGAGCTCTGAGTGTTATGATTTTAACTGTTGCAGATATCTTAAGGCAGTGCCTTTGCTGTCAGAGGAGCAGCGGGCTGACTTTAACCAGCTGGAGCTCGTCATGACCAAGGAGTTCATCTCCCAACAGCTCATCCATCTCATCGGATGTCTGGACACCAATGAGGAAGGCGGCAGGTAAGATGGTGAACAGagttatgtttgaaaaatgaggAACAGACTGTGCAGGAAGGAAGGATACagtaacaaaacaaatttctaTCTCAGCTGGGAAGAAAAGTattgagagacagagggataaTGGGCGGCACAGTTAATCAAAATATGatcaaaattgcaaaaaaacagattgcatgagctgcagttttttgatAAAGGTAATGTTTTACAAGACACCTTTACTATACCTATACACACTTTGCATTTTGGGGTTACAGAGAGCCCTCGGCCTACACATCATATTCAAGTCATAACAGCgtgcttttttttcagacaacGGCAAAAATCcaatctttattttcattttttttgattgaaaatgtaatgcaaaaattaccattttgACCAAAATCACAAGTCCTATTGCAATTGCAATATGGGGCTTctaacacattcatttatttgtggtgggccgccacaattaaaacatctcctggcacaaatagattttctaggGCTATTGAAATATATGTACCATGTGGTTATTCCAGGGTTTCAGCGCATCCCTAAGAAGTCTTAAAaacattgaattcattaatctaacatataaggccttaattggtgttaaattgacttaaattaatctttcaaaagtcttaaaaataatCGGCCATGGGAAGTAGGACtttatgaatagtttttttctgatgttgtgtagtgatatttcaaaatatcttgtgacatatatatattttggttAAATACTTTAACAAATTCCTCTTCTGAAACTTGTCATGGTGGAAATCCAAGCTGtagaatctcacatgcagagtgaaataCACAAAACTGCAAGGTAAATTGGCCAGAAGTGCCAGATACTacccacttctgttggtaaaccaaatacatacttttatgataatgtAATCATGTAACTTCATTGTCTTTCATGTGTTTCTCCCTAAAAagggttggttttttttcagcatttgacgTAGATAATCTAATGTTTTCACTGGACGAAAAAGTCATGTcctttaattttggttattagaaaattcgTCTTAAACTAATTCCgagtgtcattaaaaaaagtcttaaaaagtcttaaatctaccttgccttaagctgcaggaaccctgggTTATTCATTGCTCCACATTCTTAAAGCACCGAGTGTACTGCCTGTCTGTCACCACAGACTGTGGTGGTCACTGAGTGAGGAGCACAATACCAGGCACAGTGAAAGGGAAAATTAACCATTCATTGtgctgagtctaaaagtttgcatttgcTCACTCTGCACTGTGCTTCTCTTCTCATCCATCAATTTCATCAGCTCTGACCTGATCAACTGATCAGTTAGCCACACCACGACTCAAACTGCTGTTGagggataaaaataactcatgatgAGTTTTGCCTAGAGATGGGgcacagaatgattaaaaagGGACACGCACACAAGTTGCAATTTATAAAAAGCAGATGGCTGAGTGAGTTACATTGTACAATTGTTATGATTTTTGAAAGCAGTTAtagaaaacaaaagcttttttgtagcaggctgtaaacatgtttatttctgctgtaaagttttaacatgggggtctatagGGATTGATTCACTCttgaagccagcctcaagtggctattcttggaactgtagtttttggcagTTAAACTTTGGCTCCATTTTTCAGTCCTGGAGGTTTCTGCTTGATTATCATCAGCTTGTTTATAGACTTGTTATGTTTCATGTTTGTGTAGGAAGCGTGTGTTGGCTGTCCTGCAGGAGATGTTAGCTCTCCCACAGACTCCCTCCTCCCTCATCTCACTTCTCACTGAGAAACTACTCACCCTCATTCCTGATGACCACAGACGCATACAGACTGTGAGTTACATTTTACACTTGAATCTTCACATCTTCACTTGTGAAAATTCAAGTGTTTATTGAAtcctcactgcttttttttccaacacgcAAGGGCTTGTTGTGCTGCTGGTTTGTATGAATTAAATTCTGCTACAAAAGGTCTTTTGTTTGATGTGTCAAAAACTTGAGCCGATTTTCCATTCTGTGGCCGTATCATTACCGCTGAGATTGATGCCTGAATGAGCTGGCTTTGTGTCACACAGGTGGCAGAAATCATCTCCGATGTGAGGGAGCCTATCACCGAGGCCAGTCAGCCAGTGGATGAGAACATGAGCCGCCGGCAGCAGGTCCAGGTGGGCAACACTCTGCCAACTGAAAGCAATTAGATTCTGTTATCCCTTCCAAATACCCcgctgtttttttgggagggataaaaacaacacatactgGCACACTGCTAatttgtttttggtaaaaaaagatcaaattaatGAAAAGACACATAATGATTGATTGCTACAAAAAGATATTCAGGTTATTTTTGATTATGATAGCAATTATTTGTCATGTAAACATATGATATATGATTGAACATATTCTAAAATGGAGATAACCAGCAAGCTCTCTTATTAAACCTTTTTAAAGTGAGGTGGAAGGTGCACATCTTTGCCTGGTATTCAGGTTCAGGTGTTTCtcctttttatatcttttttattcctgttttaaCCTCAGTAAAAGTCATTGGTTACctagaaacacaaacaggtaCACAGAGATTGCTCACAACTTTGTCAATATCTCACCTCTCCATCTTTCAGCAACTATGTAATATCCAAAGGCCAAACAGCTGCAGGGAAGTCAATCCTGGCCCAGGTGTTTAACTTTCATCCCTTCTGTGCACCTGCGTTCTTTCCTTATCTCCCCTTTTTTCAGTCAGTAAAGGCAAAGCAGCCTCGAGAGGCTTGTCTCCTGGCCCAGAGCCTcaggtgttgttgtttttcttgtaaatcGAGGTGCAGTTGCCCGTCTCAACCATCGAGAATCCTCTTGAGTGTATTGCAGTAAAGGAGTAACTCTCCCCTCTTCCGTTTACgtccccacctcctccccttCAGCTTGCAGAGGTGAAGGTGCGCATCTTGGAGGCTAAACAAACCCTGGAGGACTGCATCACTGCCCAGGACTTCAGCCGTGCTGCAGAGCTAAAGGACTCCATCATCGAGTTCGAGAACCGCAGGAACCAGATCATCCAGGAGATTGCAGAGAGCAGCCAGCCGGCCGACAAGGAGACCCGCACTGAGAAGGTACATAACCACACAGGAAGCACCACCTCTGTTTCTTTACATGTTATTAATGTTCCAGGGGTTTCCCgctggacaaaaaaagcaaggaaaggTTTTAACACCTTTTGGttttctctgggtttttttgtcgttttttcaGAATGACCCAGAGACTCTTCTGCGGTGTCTAACAATGTGTGCAGAGCTGCTGAAGCAGATGAGCATCAAGACACGAATTGGTCCAACCATCAGCGCCCTAATGTCCTCACTGGTATAAATCCAATCTTTACACATCATCATATTTTCTCTAATGTTACTGTAAATGAGAAGATCACCGGAGTATCAGAACCAAGATAGCTGCTATAGTGTTGATTAGCATGTACGGCCTGCTATGGACTTTTTTTAGTCACTCCTTTAGTGCCAGTGAATGCAGTGTGTATGTCTGTTGCTATGGAACCCCCCCTcataaaaaagggggggggggggggcattttaaaaaatgataaattattaaaaaatattaactcTGCTGTTTTACGTTCATTCAGCCCTTTATTAAACTACCTTTGAATAAGTGATACAAATGtatgaaacaacctttaataTAAACTTCTTTCATTTGAAATCAATCTAcctgtctatctatctgtgATTATTTTCTACATGTTCGTTTATATCATCTCATGTTAGCAAACATTTGTGGAGGTTAAGTTCAGTCAGTGAAAGTTGTTTTGATGTCTCTGTTTCCTATGTCAGGTCCTGCCCAGTATTGCAAATGCTCACCCTGCTGTCCGTAACATGGCTGTGGTGTGTCTGGGAACCTGCACTCTGCACAGCAAGGAGCTGGCCAAAACCCACATGGTCCTCCTGCTGCAGGTAATGTTATATATGATACATGTTAAACAGTCAGTTAAcctaaatagcaaaaaaagtcacatttaatCCACGGGTGGTATCTGCCTGTGCATGACTAGAAACTTCTGAAGCGAAGTggaaaaatatatctttatcGTTTTGGTTACTGACCCAAACCTGAATCACGTACTACCAGTACTAaaattgtgtctgtgtgttttcagattgCCCAACTGGATGAGGTAAAGATCCGTATCAGCGCTCTGCGGGCCATCAtcgacctgctgctgctgtttggctTCCAGCTGCTCTCTGACACAGCTGCCACTCAGACGGCCCCAAACTCCCAGTCAGCAGATGGACAGGAGGAGGACGCACCAGCGGCCGAGGAGAAGGGGGACGTACCAGAGGACACCGCACAGAGTATCCTGGTGATGCTCTCAGAGTTCCTGGACAGTGAGGTGAGGTTGAGGGTAAAATagggatccttaaaaagtctttaaatgcattgaatttattgataaaaattttttgtgtgataatttaataaattatttttcttaaactcgtcatgatgggaatccacttttatgataatataatatgttcaatatgtaatatgttgtccttgtgtttctctctaaaagttgtttttgtcaacatttgacGTTTGATGtagataatctaactttttcttttcagaagtCATATTTGATGTCATAATAAAAATTcgggcaaaataaaataatcgtTTTTCAAGTTTTGAAAACTTACCTTAAGCAGCAGGAACCCTGTAAACTATTTACTCAACAGATAGAAGCATGTGTCAAGTTTTCTTTGAGACATTCTTAGTGaattatctgtttgttttgaggtGTCTGACCTGCGcacagaggcagcagagggCCTGGCCAAACTTATGTACACCGGCCGTATCTCCAGTGCCAAGATGCTCTCCCGTCTGGTGTTACTGTGGTACAATCCTGTCACTGAGGATGACACCAGACTGCGGCACTGCCTCGGCGTCTTCTTCCAGCTCTACGCCCGCGAGAGCAggtcacacacgcacacacacacacacacacacaaaaaagcaaacattaagCTGTGTTTAATTGAAGTTATTCTAGTGTTTTCCCCATCCTCCTATCATTAGTATGATTACCGTAAAACTCCAAATAGAAGTGCAAGCCCGGTGtggcaacacattttgacaaaggcctgtctcaattagaggcctgGTCTGGTTTCCATgcagtacatacatacatacatacatacacttaTTTTTTCAGTACAAGTTCTGTGGATGaaggaaaatgtccagtgaactatatttatatatttcaaattattttacagaattattataatttttaaaggttttttgtttttttgtttttttaaattaatttctctgttcgtgtttgttttgggttttttttttttcactttctctgttttgaaggcttttttggcaatttttttcaggtatttgttttgtacttgtcacagatttcttgctgacttctgggtcatttcttcttttgttgctcattaccttcttcccatgtttttgaaaaaaaaaaaattcccatctTTGGGAAGcagcagttttgtgtgaaaggaattaaacgTTAGTTCTATATTGATGCTTGTCCCAAAAGTCCCCTGTTGATTtcaatgatttaagcaaataatagctaTTAATTGAAATTTTACAGTAATTGCCTTGGTGAATTATTTGTCATGTTAAATGACATGGAGTGTGTCTTTGCATGTTTAGGGCCCAccaggaggtggtggaggagggtTTCCTGCCGACTGTTCGGACTCTGATGAATGCTCCAGCCACCTCTCCACTTGCTGAGGTGGATATTAACAATGTGCTTGAGCTGCTCGTCGAGCTGACCCGTCCGAGCGCACTTATCAAGCCCTCAGCAAACACAGAGgtaaaaaaacatcctcagagCTACTGTAAACTCACAACGTCCTCAGTGACCAACCTGTGTTAACCCTtattagtttttgtgtttttattggccCTGTGTGAGTAGAAAGCAATATGATGAAAAGCTCAAATACACATTCATTACTTCAGCACAGATGAAGTCTGCTAATTGTTCCCTTGAATGCTTCAGTTCAAGATCAAGCGTGCAGAGCTTTAATTCACAATTGTTTTAGTCAACTGTTTCTACACAGTTTCATGTGATAACAGAAAACCAACTGAATTTACTGAGTGTGTACATATGTCTTCAGGAGGTGTGTGTCCATGACTACTTGGCGGTGCGTATGTGTGGGGAGATGCTGAAGGACCCTACAGCACCTGAGGTGCGCCTCTATGCCAAGACTATAAGCAGCCTGGAGCTCAGCAGAGACGAGACGGTCAGGAAAGACCTGCAGacactgctgcagcagctcgTACAGGtacacagacacagcagcacTGAAG
Proteins encoded in this window:
- the ncapg gene encoding condensin complex subunit 3 translates to MTADSEIDIKEAFQRAQKGHNNKAKLVASLNSRYNKLEDKTLFHEEFVHYLKYAMIVYKREPTVENVIDFVGRFATSFQSPPKAEEEEQQRDEEEEEEDDAEDDHPFLSFIFNFLLESHKASSHAVRFRVCQLINKLLGSMAENAQIDDDLFDRIHQAMLVRVTDKFPNVRIQAALAMARLQQPKEPDCPTINAYMLILENDTNAEVRRAVLSCIVMSPRTLPKVLKRTRDIKENVRKLAYQVLADKVHIKALTIAQRVTLLQQGLHDTSEAVREVVCSRLLPAWMLRLDGNVIELLHRLDVENCAQTALDTLKAIFRGTPTEDLLQNRVQLDNRKLIAVDSLSCENVLYWRALCEFIKAKGDDGEEMLDQVLPDPATYADYLYGYLKAVPLLSEEQRADFNQLELVMTKEFISQQLIHLIGCLDTNEEGGRKRVLAVLQEMLALPQTPSSLISLLTEKLLTLIPDDHRRIQTVAEIISDVREPITEASQPVDENMSRRQQVQLAEVKVRILEAKQTLEDCITAQDFSRAAELKDSIIEFENRRNQIIQEIAESSQPADKETRTEKNDPETLLRCLTMCAELLKQMSIKTRIGPTISALMSSLVLPSIANAHPAVRNMAVVCLGTCTLHSKELAKTHMVLLLQIAQLDEVKIRISALRAIIDLLLLFGFQLLSDTAATQTAPNSQSADGQEEDAPAAEEKGDVPEDTAQSILVMLSEFLDSEVSDLRTEAAEGLAKLMYTGRISSAKMLSRLVLLWYNPVTEDDTRLRHCLGVFFQLYARESRAHQEVVEEGFLPTVRTLMNAPATSPLAEVDINNVLELLVELTRPSALIKPSANTEEVCVHDYLAVRMCGEMLKDPTAPEVRLYAKTISSLELSRDETVRKDLQTLLQQLVQVVKDRVCLRALEKMIYQLVDSREQAELLSASALQPLDVNADEAATDDPSKSAKRAKRGQRKVCTAKGGRKPSRRAESSEESDGENVPEPVSVVRPSRRAKTAALEKTKLDLNTLINQEANVS